The following proteins come from a genomic window of Chaetodon auriga isolate fChaAug3 chromosome 16, fChaAug3.hap1, whole genome shotgun sequence:
- the rundc3aa gene encoding RUN domain-containing protein 3A isoform X1, producing MESGCIQTAMAMGLTSKKASARSVGVERKNLITVCRFSVKTLLEKYTAEPIDDSSEEFINFAAILEHILSHRFKGNTAGSGSWFSSDGQRSFWEYIRLACSKVQNNCIASIENIENISTSRAKGRAWIRVALMEKRLSEYVSTALRDTRTTRRFYDDGAIMLREEATVLTGMLIGLSAIDFSFCLKGETLDGKSPAVIDYTPYLKFTQSYDYLSDEEDRHSVDSSNSEESVPEHPYIPLVTDEESWSNKCRKMEQRFKIVYAQKGYLEELVRLRESQLKNVETENKCLRAKVEELTVQSQQEKKELEAVVLELQAQLSALMPCDSSHLAKDLSIPLVNQWSTVTNNQGDVKLFRRRSFHSLEQLSAEVSLNSDSQKTDGRQNGDAAWTSAGKDNTPSMLGLCGSLASLPSSKSLASLKSSECLVNISTEPSPALSPS from the exons ATGGAGTCGGGCTGCATTCAGACAGCAATGGCTATGGGTCTGACATCGAAAAAGGCGTCTGCTCGGAGCGTCGGCGTGGAGCGAAAAAACCTCATCACGGTTTGCAG ATTCTCTGTCAAGACTCTCCTCGAAAAGTACACAGCAGAGCCCATAGATGACTCATCCGAGGAGTTTATCAACTTTGCCGCCATTTTGGAGCACATCCTCAGCCACCGCTTCAAAGGTAACACTGCAG GCTCAGGAAGCTGGTTCAGCTCAGATGGACAGCGCAGCTTCTGGGAGTATATCCGGCTGGCGTGCAGCAAGGTGCAGAACAACTGCATCGCCAGCATCGAGAACATCGAGAACATCAGCACATCGCGAGCAAAG GGGCGTGCGTGGATTCGAGTGGCGCTGATGGAGAAGCGTCTGTCTGAATATGTATCCACTGCTCTGCGGGACACAAGAACAACCAG GCGGTTCTATGATGATGGAGCCATCATGCTGAGAGAGGAGGCCACAGTCCTGACCGGCATGCTGATTGGACTGAGTGCCATCGACTTCAG tttttgCTTGAAGGGGGAGACTCTGGATGGGAAGTCCCCAGCGGTGATCGACTACACGCCCTACCTGAAGTTCACTCAGAG CTACGACTACCTGAGCGATGAGGAGGACCGCCACAGCGTGGACAGCAGCAACAGCGAGGAGAGCGTCCCGGAGCATCCCTACATCCCTCTGGTGACCGACGAGGAGAGCTGGAGCAACAAGTGCCGCAAGATGGAGCAGAGGTTTAAGATCGTCTACGCCCAGAAG GGTtacctggaggagctggtgcGCCTGCGGGAGTCGCAGCTGAAGAACGTGGAGACGGAGAACAAGTGTCTGAGAGCCAAGGTGGAGGAGCTGACAGTCCAGAGCCAACAGGagaagaaggagctggaggccgtcgtgctggagctgcaggcacaact CTCTGCCCTCATGCCCTGTGATTCCTCCCATCTGGCTAAAGATCTTTCCATCCCGCTGGTCAACCAGTGGTCCACCGTCACAAACAACCAGGGTGATGTCAAGCTTTTCCGCAG GAGGAGTTTCCACAGTTTGGAGCAACTTTCTGCTGAAGTCAGTCTGAACTCGGACTCCCAGAAGACTGATGGGAGACAGAACGGAGACGCTGCCTGGACTTCAGCAG GAAAAGACAACACTCCCTCCATGCTGGGCCTGTGTGGCTCTCTGGCCTCTTTACCGAGCTCCAAGTCTCTGGCCAGCCTCAAGTCCAGCGAGTGTTTGGTCAACATCAGCACTGAACCCAGCCCTGCGCTCTCTCCCAGCTAG
- the rundc3aa gene encoding RUN domain-containing protein 3A isoform X2: MESGCIQTAMAMGLTSKKASARSVGVERKNLITVCRFSVKTLLEKYTAEPIDDSSEEFINFAAILEHILSHRFKGSGSWFSSDGQRSFWEYIRLACSKVQNNCIASIENIENISTSRAKGRAWIRVALMEKRLSEYVSTALRDTRTTRRFYDDGAIMLREEATVLTGMLIGLSAIDFSFCLKGETLDGKSPAVIDYTPYLKFTQSYDYLSDEEDRHSVDSSNSEESVPEHPYIPLVTDEESWSNKCRKMEQRFKIVYAQKGYLEELVRLRESQLKNVETENKCLRAKVEELTVQSQQEKKELEAVVLELQAQLSALMPCDSSHLAKDLSIPLVNQWSTVTNNQGDVKLFRRRSFHSLEQLSAEVSLNSDSQKTDGRQNGDAAWTSAGKDNTPSMLGLCGSLASLPSSKSLASLKSSECLVNISTEPSPALSPS; the protein is encoded by the exons ATGGAGTCGGGCTGCATTCAGACAGCAATGGCTATGGGTCTGACATCGAAAAAGGCGTCTGCTCGGAGCGTCGGCGTGGAGCGAAAAAACCTCATCACGGTTTGCAG ATTCTCTGTCAAGACTCTCCTCGAAAAGTACACAGCAGAGCCCATAGATGACTCATCCGAGGAGTTTATCAACTTTGCCGCCATTTTGGAGCACATCCTCAGCCACCGCTTCAAAG GCTCAGGAAGCTGGTTCAGCTCAGATGGACAGCGCAGCTTCTGGGAGTATATCCGGCTGGCGTGCAGCAAGGTGCAGAACAACTGCATCGCCAGCATCGAGAACATCGAGAACATCAGCACATCGCGAGCAAAG GGGCGTGCGTGGATTCGAGTGGCGCTGATGGAGAAGCGTCTGTCTGAATATGTATCCACTGCTCTGCGGGACACAAGAACAACCAG GCGGTTCTATGATGATGGAGCCATCATGCTGAGAGAGGAGGCCACAGTCCTGACCGGCATGCTGATTGGACTGAGTGCCATCGACTTCAG tttttgCTTGAAGGGGGAGACTCTGGATGGGAAGTCCCCAGCGGTGATCGACTACACGCCCTACCTGAAGTTCACTCAGAG CTACGACTACCTGAGCGATGAGGAGGACCGCCACAGCGTGGACAGCAGCAACAGCGAGGAGAGCGTCCCGGAGCATCCCTACATCCCTCTGGTGACCGACGAGGAGAGCTGGAGCAACAAGTGCCGCAAGATGGAGCAGAGGTTTAAGATCGTCTACGCCCAGAAG GGTtacctggaggagctggtgcGCCTGCGGGAGTCGCAGCTGAAGAACGTGGAGACGGAGAACAAGTGTCTGAGAGCCAAGGTGGAGGAGCTGACAGTCCAGAGCCAACAGGagaagaaggagctggaggccgtcgtgctggagctgcaggcacaact CTCTGCCCTCATGCCCTGTGATTCCTCCCATCTGGCTAAAGATCTTTCCATCCCGCTGGTCAACCAGTGGTCCACCGTCACAAACAACCAGGGTGATGTCAAGCTTTTCCGCAG GAGGAGTTTCCACAGTTTGGAGCAACTTTCTGCTGAAGTCAGTCTGAACTCGGACTCCCAGAAGACTGATGGGAGACAGAACGGAGACGCTGCCTGGACTTCAGCAG GAAAAGACAACACTCCCTCCATGCTGGGCCTGTGTGGCTCTCTGGCCTCTTTACCGAGCTCCAAGTCTCTGGCCAGCCTCAAGTCCAGCGAGTGTTTGGTCAACATCAGCACTGAACCCAGCCCTGCGCTCTCTCCCAGCTAG